A section of the Jannaschia sp. S6380 genome encodes:
- the petA gene encoding ubiquinol-cytochrome c reductase iron-sulfur subunit, producing MDTKADEAPEGTRRDFLYYATAGAGVVVTGAAMWPLVDQMNPSADVRALLSIQVDISGVEPGTQLTVMWQGKPVFIRNRTPAEIEAALAEEVADLPDPFARNANLPADAPAVDANRVVPDQEALLVQIGVCTHLGCVPLGDGAGDFGGWFCPCHGSHYDAAGRIRRGPAPENLHIPPYALAEDGTLTIG from the coding sequence ATGGATACGAAAGCAGACGAAGCCCCCGAAGGAACACGACGGGACTTCCTCTACTACGCGACGGCCGGTGCCGGCGTGGTGGTGACCGGGGCAGCCATGTGGCCGCTCGTGGACCAGATGAACCCGTCCGCGGACGTGCGGGCACTGCTGTCGATTCAGGTCGATATCTCGGGGGTGGAGCCCGGGACGCAACTCACGGTCATGTGGCAGGGCAAGCCGGTCTTCATTCGCAACAGGACGCCGGCCGAGATCGAGGCGGCGCTGGCGGAGGAGGTCGCCGATCTTCCCGACCCATTCGCCCGCAACGCCAACCTGCCCGCCGACGCGCCGGCCGTCGATGCCAACCGGGTGGTGCCGGACCAGGAGGCTCTTCTGGTGCAGATCGGCGTGTGCACGCATCTGGGCTGCGTTCCTCTTGGCGACGGGGCCGGCGATTTTGGCGGCTGGTTCTGCCCCTGCCACGGCTCGCACTACGACGCGGCAGGTCGCATCCGAAGGGGCCCGGCGCCGGAGAACCTGCACATTCCTCCCTATGCGCTGGCAGAAGACGGAACGCTGACCATTGGCTGA
- a CDS encoding DUF305 domain-containing protein: MADETMHSGHSGDAEAQGKSESGPNWKMYANLLAMVTTSTVVMYFFMYWNIYRWSDFWLSETRAYMSMLMFGTMLAIMLSFMIFMYKTKWLNLTLYAASLLFFAVGLWLVRSQITVQDESWMKSMIPHHSIAIMVSERATITDPRARKLADEIIAAQEKEIAEMDYLIRYIRDNGEVGGEYPNGETAGPTPVAASVAEALSRPALAGVDVGGMTDEEVAQVVPDAACAFRFSEGQQTVVAVNTAGEGVMKITGQLVPVSLVEGDLTRSPVLGAEGVRLSVVPQDDGAGSDLIFDLETDPALRAGYGGVYICT, translated from the coding sequence ATGGCCGACGAGACGATGCATTCGGGACATTCGGGCGACGCTGAGGCGCAGGGCAAATCCGAGAGCGGCCCCAACTGGAAGATGTACGCCAACCTGCTGGCGATGGTGACCACGTCGACGGTGGTCATGTACTTCTTCATGTACTGGAACATCTACCGCTGGAGCGACTTCTGGCTGTCGGAGACGCGGGCCTACATGTCGATGCTGATGTTCGGCACGATGCTGGCCATAATGCTCTCCTTCATGATCTTCATGTACAAGACGAAGTGGCTGAACCTGACGCTCTACGCGGCGTCCCTGCTGTTCTTCGCGGTCGGGCTGTGGCTCGTACGCTCGCAGATCACCGTGCAGGACGAGAGCTGGATGAAGTCCATGATCCCGCACCACTCCATCGCCATCATGGTCTCCGAGCGGGCGACGATCACGGACCCGCGCGCCCGCAAGCTCGCCGACGAGATCATCGCCGCGCAGGAGAAGGAGATCGCGGAGATGGACTACTTGATCCGGTATATCCGCGATAACGGCGAGGTGGGCGGCGAGTATCCGAACGGCGAGACCGCGGGGCCGACTCCCGTGGCGGCTTCGGTCGCGGAGGCGCTGTCGCGCCCGGCGCTTGCGGGCGTGGACGTTGGTGGGATGACAGACGAGGAGGTCGCGCAGGTCGTGCCGGACGCGGCCTGCGCCTTCCGTTTCTCGGAAGGTCAACAAACCGTGGTCGCGGTGAACACGGCGGGAGAAGGCGTGATGAAGATCACCGGCCAACTCGTGCCCGTATCGCTCGTCGAGGGCGACCTGACGCGCAGCCCCGTGCTCGGAGCCGAGGGCGTGCGCCTCAGCGTCGTCCCGCAGGACGATGGCGCGGGCAGCGATCTGATCTTCGACCTCGAAACCGACCCTGCCCTTCGCGCCGGCTACGGCGGCGTCTACATCTGCACCTGA
- a CDS encoding glutaredoxin family protein produces the protein MPKDTMTDGATRATIYRMDMPGHTCPYGLKSVDLLQREGFEVDDNLLTTREETDAFKEKHGVETTPQTWIGEERVGGYDDLQVHLGKKKPEAERSDTSYQPVIALFAVAAALAVAFTWFTFDTLLTWQTLAWFISVSMVLLGLQKLKDIEGFSTMFLNYDLLAKRWVRYGYVYPWVETGAGLLMTAMVWHWLSVPSALFIGTVGAVSVFKAVYVDKRELKCACVGGDSNVPLGFVSLTENLMMVAMAVWMGWRFLL, from the coding sequence ATGCCCAAGGACACCATGACAGATGGCGCCACGCGCGCCACCATCTACCGGATGGACATGCCGGGCCACACCTGCCCCTACGGCCTGAAATCCGTCGACCTGCTCCAGCGCGAGGGCTTCGAGGTCGACGACAACCTGCTGACCACGCGCGAGGAGACCGACGCCTTCAAGGAGAAGCATGGCGTCGAGACCACGCCGCAGACCTGGATCGGCGAGGAGCGGGTGGGCGGCTATGACGACCTGCAGGTCCATCTGGGCAAGAAGAAGCCCGAGGCCGAACGCTCCGACACGTCCTACCAGCCGGTGATCGCGCTGTTCGCGGTGGCGGCGGCGTTGGCGGTGGCCTTCACCTGGTTCACCTTCGACACGCTGCTGACCTGGCAGACGCTGGCCTGGTTCATCTCGGTCTCGATGGTCCTGCTGGGGTTGCAGAAGCTCAAGGACATCGAGGGGTTCTCGACGATGTTCCTCAACTACGACCTGCTGGCCAAGCGATGGGTGCGCTACGGCTACGTCTATCCGTGGGTCGAGACCGGCGCGGGCCTGCTGATGACAGCCATGGTCTGGCACTGGCTGTCGGTGCCGTCGGCGCTGTTCATCGGCACCGTGGGCGCGGTCTCGGTGTTCAAGGCGGTCTATGTCGACAAGCGCGAGCTCAAATGCGCCTGCGTGGGCGGCGACAGCAACGTGCCGCTCGGCTTCGTGTCGCTGACCGAGAACCTGATGATGGTCGCGATGGCGGTCTGGATGGGCTGGCGTTTCCTGCTGTGA
- a CDS encoding heavy metal translocating P-type ATPase: protein MPAPAPPPQTLPVEGMSCASCVGRVERTLRAVPGVAEASVNLATGRASVRGTADRAALVHAVETAGYAVPATTVELAVEDMSCASCTGRVERALAAVPGVAEANVNLATGRATVRGTADPAALIAAAGAAGYAAREVAGDQGSRDAAAAKRDEEAGRLRRSILIAGLLTLPIFALEMGSHLIPAIHDLVMNTIGMQANWMIQFALTTLVLFGPGLQFYAKGFPALFKGAPDMNSLVAVGTSAAYLFSVVALFAPGLLPEGTVNVYFEAAAVIATLILVGRWLEARAKGRTSEAIQRLVGLQAKTARVRRDGEIIEIAVADVAPGDVVELRPGERVPVDGEVVEGGSYVDESMITGEPIPVSKEAGATVVGGTVNQTGALSFRATAVGGDTMLSQIIRMVEEAQGGKLPIQALVDKVTMYFVPAVITLAALTFGVWFFFGPDPALTFGLVNAVAVLIIACPCAMGLATPTSIMVGTGRGAEMGVLFRKGEALQLLNEARVVALDKTGTLTEGEPRMTDLDVADGFDPADVLARVAAGEAKSEHPIARAIVAAAEAEGLDLPEVASFESVTGMGVSAMVGGRPIEIGADRYMVSLGYDVSVFTEAAERLGDEGKTPLYAAVGGKLAAIVAVADPIKETTPEAIRTLHDLGLKVAMITGDNRRTADAIARRLGIDEVVAEVLPDGKVEAVKALRAAHGRLAFVGDGLNDAPALAEADVGLAIGTGTDVAIEAADVVLMSGSLRGVPNAIALSKATLRNIRQNLFWAFAYNTALLPVAAGVLYPAFGLLLSPIFAAGAMALSSVFVLGNALRLRRWSPPMRETSVPVPAPRGDTMAAPAE from the coding sequence ATGCCAGCCCCCGCCCCGCCCCCGCAGACCTTACCCGTCGAAGGCATGTCCTGCGCGTCCTGCGTCGGCCGCGTCGAGCGGACTCTGCGGGCCGTTCCGGGCGTCGCGGAGGCCAGCGTCAACCTCGCCACGGGGCGCGCGTCGGTGCGCGGCACGGCCGACCGGGCCGCGCTGGTGCACGCCGTCGAGACGGCGGGCTACGCCGTGCCCGCCACGACCGTTGAGCTTGCGGTGGAGGACATGTCCTGCGCGTCCTGTACGGGCCGGGTCGAAAGGGCACTGGCAGCGGTTCCCGGCGTCGCGGAAGCGAACGTCAACCTCGCCACGGGGCGTGCGACGGTGCGCGGGACGGCCGATCCCGCGGCGCTGATCGCGGCCGCCGGGGCCGCCGGATACGCGGCGCGCGAGGTCGCGGGAGACCAGGGATCGCGGGACGCGGCCGCGGCGAAGCGCGACGAGGAGGCCGGTCGCCTGCGTCGCAGCATCCTGATCGCCGGCCTGCTGACGCTCCCGATCTTCGCCCTGGAGATGGGCAGCCACCTGATCCCCGCCATCCACGACCTCGTCATGAACACGATCGGGATGCAGGCCAACTGGATGATCCAGTTTGCTCTAACCACCCTCGTCCTCTTCGGACCCGGTCTCCAGTTCTACGCCAAGGGCTTCCCGGCGCTCTTCAAGGGCGCGCCGGACATGAACAGCCTCGTCGCCGTGGGCACGTCCGCCGCATATCTCTTCTCGGTCGTGGCGCTCTTCGCCCCGGGGCTGCTGCCCGAGGGCACGGTGAACGTCTACTTCGAGGCGGCCGCCGTGATCGCCACGCTGATCCTCGTCGGCCGCTGGCTGGAAGCCCGCGCCAAGGGGCGCACCTCGGAGGCGATCCAGCGTCTCGTCGGGCTCCAGGCCAAGACGGCGCGCGTGCGCCGGGACGGCGAGATCATCGAGATCGCCGTGGCCGACGTGGCCCCAGGCGACGTGGTCGAGCTGCGCCCGGGTGAGCGCGTGCCGGTGGACGGCGAGGTGGTCGAGGGCGGGAGCTACGTCGACGAGTCGATGATCACCGGCGAGCCCATCCCGGTGTCCAAGGAAGCGGGCGCCACCGTCGTCGGCGGGACGGTCAACCAGACCGGGGCACTGTCCTTCCGCGCCACGGCCGTCGGCGGCGACACGATGCTCTCGCAAATCATCCGCATGGTCGAGGAGGCGCAGGGCGGGAAGCTGCCGATCCAGGCCCTCGTGGACAAGGTGACGATGTACTTCGTCCCCGCCGTCATCACGCTCGCGGCCCTGACCTTCGGCGTGTGGTTCTTCTTCGGGCCCGACCCGGCGCTGACCTTCGGCCTCGTCAACGCGGTGGCCGTCCTCATCATCGCCTGCCCCTGCGCCATGGGGCTCGCCACGCCGACCTCGATCATGGTGGGCACCGGGCGCGGCGCAGAGATGGGCGTCCTCTTCCGCAAGGGCGAAGCGCTTCAGCTTCTCAACGAGGCCCGCGTGGTCGCGCTCGACAAGACCGGCACGCTGACCGAGGGCGAGCCGCGGATGACGGATCTCGACGTCGCGGACGGCTTCGACCCGGCGGACGTGCTGGCCCGCGTCGCCGCCGGCGAGGCGAAGTCCGAGCATCCCATCGCGCGCGCCATCGTCGCGGCCGCGGAGGCGGAGGGGCTCGATCTCCCCGAGGTCGCGAGCTTCGAGAGCGTGACGGGCATGGGCGTCTCGGCCATGGTGGGCGGCAGGCCCATCGAGATCGGCGCCGATCGGTACATGGTCTCCCTCGGATATGACGTCTCGGTCTTCACCGAGGCCGCCGAGCGGCTCGGCGACGAGGGCAAGACGCCGCTCTACGCGGCCGTGGGCGGCAAGCTCGCCGCCATCGTCGCGGTCGCCGACCCGATCAAGGAGACCACCCCCGAGGCGATCCGCACCCTGCACGATCTCGGCCTTAAGGTCGCGATGATCACCGGCGACAACCGCCGGACGGCGGACGCCATCGCGCGCCGCCTCGGGATCGACGAGGTCGTCGCCGAGGTCCTGCCCGATGGTAAGGTCGAGGCCGTCAAGGCGCTCCGGGCCGCGCATGGCCGGCTGGCCTTCGTGGGAGACGGGCTCAACGACGCCCCCGCGTTGGCCGAGGCGGATGTGGGCCTCGCCATCGGCACCGGCACCGACGTGGCGATCGAAGCGGCCGACGTAGTGCTGATGTCGGGCTCGCTCAGGGGCGTGCCGAACGCCATCGCGCTGTCCAAGGCGACGCTGCGCAACATCCGGCAGAACCTGTTCTGGGCCTTCGCCTACAATACGGCGCTCCTGCCGGTCGCGGCGGGCGTGCTCTATCCCGCCTTCGGCCTCCTGCTCTCGCCGATCTTCGCCGCCGGAGCGATGGCCCTCTCCTCGGTCTTCGTCCTCGGCAACGCGCTGCGCCTGCGCCGCTGGTCGCCGCCGATGCGCGAGACGTCCGTTCCGGTGCCGGCGCCCCGCGGCGACACGATGGCCGCCCCGGCGGAATGA
- a CDS encoding heme lyase CcmF/NrfE family subunit, whose product MIPELGHFALILALMLALVQSVLPMIGARAGRADWMDSARTTAALQVALLALAFAALIRSFVISDFTVVNVVENSHSLKPMLFKVAGSWGSHEGSLLLWTLILAVFGAGVALLGGNIPAGLKARTLSVQAWISVGFLTFMLFTSNPFDRVFPAPLDGQDLNPLLQDVGLALHPPLLYFGYVGFSIVFSFAVAALIEGRVDPAWARWVRPWTLAAWISLTAGIALGSWWAYYELGWGGWWFWDPVENVSFMPWLLGTALLHSAIVTEKRDAFKSWTILLAILTFSLSLLGTFIVRSGLLTSVHAFAVDPERGLYILGLLGVTVVGSLTLYAWRAPQLEPGGLFRPVSREAGLLINNLLLATATGTVLVGTLYPLFVEALTGEKLTVGPPFFNAVFIPVMLPLVVVMGVGPLLSWKRADLPGVAQRLRLALLVTAAVAGIVWYLQTGGPLLAVLSIAIAAWLFAASLREWALRIRLGDVPLREAARRARGLPRAAHGMTLAHLGVAALILGFVGSSAWKEEQVLFARAGTVVEIAGFEVVFEGVEQVRGPNYVAQQAQLRVLKGGEEIARLRPERRSYPVAGTTTTESAIRSTLVGDLYTTVGEPAAGPQTGQWTLRILYEPLVNWIWIGSAMLILGGLLSMSDRRLRVGAPRRAARPVPAAQPAE is encoded by the coding sequence ATGATACCCGAACTCGGCCATTTCGCCCTGATCCTGGCCCTGATGCTCGCGCTGGTGCAAAGCGTGCTTCCGATGATCGGCGCGCGGGCCGGGCGGGCGGACTGGATGGACAGCGCCCGGACGACCGCGGCGCTTCAGGTGGCGCTGCTCGCGCTGGCCTTCGCGGCGCTGATCCGGTCCTTCGTGATCAGCGACTTCACCGTCGTGAACGTCGTCGAGAACTCGCACTCGCTCAAGCCGATGCTCTTCAAGGTCGCCGGAAGCTGGGGCAGCCACGAGGGCTCGCTGCTGCTCTGGACGCTGATCCTCGCCGTGTTCGGGGCGGGGGTCGCGCTGCTTGGCGGCAACATCCCGGCGGGGCTGAAGGCGCGCACGCTGTCGGTGCAGGCCTGGATCAGCGTGGGCTTCCTGACCTTCATGCTGTTCACCTCCAACCCGTTCGACCGCGTCTTCCCCGCGCCGCTGGACGGGCAGGACCTCAACCCGCTGCTGCAGGATGTCGGGTTGGCGCTGCACCCGCCGCTTCTGTACTTCGGCTATGTCGGCTTCTCGATCGTGTTCTCCTTCGCCGTCGCCGCGCTGATCGAGGGGCGGGTCGATCCGGCCTGGGCCCGTTGGGTCCGGCCCTGGACGCTCGCGGCCTGGATCAGCCTGACCGCCGGCATCGCGCTCGGCTCCTGGTGGGCCTATTACGAGCTGGGCTGGGGCGGCTGGTGGTTCTGGGACCCGGTCGAGAACGTCAGCTTCATGCCTTGGCTGCTGGGCACGGCCCTGCTGCATTCGGCGATCGTCACCGAGAAGCGCGACGCCTTCAAGAGCTGGACGATCCTGCTGGCCATCCTGACCTTCTCGCTGTCGCTCCTGGGCACGTTCATCGTGCGCTCGGGCCTGCTGACCTCGGTGCATGCCTTCGCCGTGGACCCCGAACGCGGGCTCTACATCCTGGGGCTGCTGGGCGTCACGGTCGTCGGCTCGCTGACGCTCTATGCCTGGCGCGCCCCGCAGCTCGAGCCGGGGGGCCTGTTCCGCCCCGTCAGCCGCGAGGCGGGGCTGCTCATCAACAACCTGCTGCTGGCGACGGCGACCGGGACGGTTCTTGTGGGCACGCTCTACCCGCTCTTCGTCGAGGCGCTGACCGGCGAGAAGCTGACGGTCGGCCCGCCCTTCTTCAACGCCGTCTTCATCCCGGTGATGCTGCCCTTGGTGGTCGTCATGGGCGTGGGCCCGCTTTTGTCGTGGAAGCGCGCGGACCTGCCCGGCGTCGCGCAGCGGCTGCGGCTGGCGCTTCTCGTGACGGCCGCCGTCGCCGGGATCGTCTGGTACCTGCAGACTGGAGGCCCGCTGCTGGCCGTGCTGTCCATCGCGATCGCGGCCTGGCTCTTCGCGGCCAGCCTGCGGGAATGGGCGCTGCGCATCCGGCTGGGCGACGTCCCTCTGCGCGAGGCGGCGCGCCGGGCGCGGGGCCTGCCGCGCGCGGCCCATGGCATGACGCTGGCCCATCTGGGGGTGGCGGCCCTGATCCTGGGCTTCGTCGGCTCGTCGGCCTGGAAGGAAGAGCAGGTCCTCTTCGCCCGCGCCGGCACGGTGGTGGAGATCGCGGGCTTCGAGGTCGTGTTCGAGGGCGTCGAGCAGGTGCGTGGCCCCAACTACGTGGCCCAGCAGGCGCAGCTGCGCGTCCTGAAGGGGGGCGAGGAGATCGCCCGGCTGCGCCCGGAGCGCCGGTCCTACCCGGTCGCCGGGACCACGACGACCGAATCGGCCATCCGCTCCACCCTCGTGGGCGATCTCTACACCACGGTCGGCGAGCCCGCCGCCGGGCCGCAGACGGGGCAGTGGACGCTGCGCATCCTCTACGAGCCGCTTGTGAACTGGATTTGGATCGGGTCGGCCATGCTGATCCTCGGCGGCCTTCTGTCCATGTCCGACCGGCGGCTGCGCGTCGGCGCCCCCCGGCGCGCCGCGCGGCCCGTGCCGGCCGCCCAACCCGCGGAGTAG
- the cueR gene encoding Cu(I)-responsive transcriptional regulator: protein MNIGEAAERTGVPPKTIRYYEDIGLVRPTRSGNGYRAFSMRDVHKLNFLGRARALGFSIEDCRALLALWNDETRSSAEVKRLAQDHLTAIEAKITALREMRDTLTGLVESCAGDDRPDCPIIETLSARDGAHA from the coding sequence ATGAACATCGGAGAAGCCGCCGAGCGGACCGGCGTCCCCCCCAAGACGATCCGCTACTACGAGGATATCGGTCTCGTCAGGCCGACCCGGTCGGGAAACGGATACCGGGCCTTCTCGATGCGGGACGTCCACAAGCTGAACTTCCTGGGCCGGGCCCGGGCGCTCGGGTTCTCGATCGAGGATTGCCGTGCGCTACTCGCGCTTTGGAACGACGAGACGCGGTCCAGCGCCGAGGTCAAGCGGCTCGCCCAAGACCACCTCACCGCGATCGAGGCTAAGATCACCGCCCTGCGGGAGATGCGCGACACGCTCACGGGACTGGTCGAGTCCTGCGCCGGCGACGACCGGCCGGACTGTCCAATCATCGAGACGCTGAGCGCGCGCGACGGTGCCCATGCCTGA
- a CDS encoding cation diffusion facilitator family transporter: protein MPEHRHRGHGSHIAGSGRALAISAWLTGVYFLIELAVGLWIGSVAVLSDALHTFSAVGGVLVALVAARIARRPADAAYSFGRKRAEVIGALVNGAFLLGMAVLVIVMGAMRLGQPIDLPTAPMLWVAAGGLVTEIVSLALLWQQQKIDLNVRGAYWHILQTFVGSLIIVVAAVVIRFTGFLAIDPLLGMAFGLVLLWAGWGILREALRILMDATPPEIDLAAVVARLAKIDGVREVYHAHAWRLSDGRDLFTAHIAPEMGAIRAYVLEDAHRFLIEAGFGFSTLQIEERVAVDDPAPDLNVVRNGRS from the coding sequence ATGCCTGAACATCGCCACCGAGGGCACGGCAGCCACATCGCCGGAAGCGGCCGTGCCCTCGCGATCTCCGCGTGGCTGACGGGGGTCTACTTCCTGATCGAGCTCGCCGTCGGCCTCTGGATCGGCTCGGTCGCCGTCCTGTCGGACGCGCTACACACCTTTTCGGCCGTGGGCGGGGTGCTGGTCGCCTTGGTCGCAGCCCGGATCGCTCGCCGCCCGGCGGACGCGGCCTACAGCTTCGGCCGCAAGCGCGCGGAGGTGATCGGCGCGCTCGTCAACGGCGCGTTCCTGCTGGGCATGGCGGTCCTGGTGATCGTCATGGGGGCGATGCGCCTCGGGCAGCCGATCGACCTGCCCACGGCGCCGATGCTGTGGGTCGCGGCGGGCGGGCTGGTCACGGAAATCGTCTCGCTGGCGCTGCTCTGGCAACAGCAGAAGATCGACCTCAACGTGCGCGGGGCCTATTGGCATATCCTTCAGACCTTCGTCGGCAGCCTCATCATCGTCGTCGCGGCGGTCGTCATCCGGTTCACCGGGTTCCTCGCGATCGACCCGCTTCTGGGCATGGCCTTCGGGCTCGTACTGCTCTGGGCTGGGTGGGGCATCCTGCGCGAGGCCCTCCGCATCCTGATGGACGCGACCCCGCCGGAGATCGACCTTGCGGCCGTCGTAGCGCGTCTGGCGAAGATCGATGGGGTCCGGGAAGTCTACCACGCGCATGCCTGGCGCTTGTCCGACGGGCGCGATCTGTTCACCGCACATATCGCGCCGGAGATGGGTGCGATCAGGGCCTACGTCCTCGAGGACGCCCACCGGTTCCTGATCGAGGCCGGGTTCGGATTCTCGACGTTGCAGATCGAGGAAAGGGTCGCTGTCGACGATCCCGCGCCCGATTTAAACGTCGTCCGGAACGGCCGCTCCTGA
- the lgt gene encoding prolipoprotein diacylglyceryl transferase codes for MTLLALPFPEIGPDIFSIDLGSFTFALRWYAMAYIAGIVLGWWLCRRAVLTPRLWGAAGPPLAPARLEDLVTWIVLGVILGGRLGFVLFYQPGYYLANPAEILMVWQGGMSFHGGMLGVAVALILFHLRHRVPLLPLADLLALATPIGLFLGRLANFVNAELWGRPTDLPWAVIFPGAAAQDCAGVAGLCARHPSQLYEALLEGVLLGAVLLWLAWRRGAFQRPGLLTGVFLMGYGTARALVELVRQPDAQFAGPGNPLGYALQLGQAGLTMGQILSLPMIAAGLWLALRAFRGERLRPDLPRA; via the coding sequence ATGACCCTGCTCGCCCTTCCCTTCCCCGAGATCGGGCCCGACATCTTCTCGATCGACCTCGGGTCCTTTACCTTCGCCCTGCGCTGGTACGCGATGGCCTACATCGCCGGCATCGTGCTGGGCTGGTGGCTGTGCCGCCGGGCGGTGCTGACGCCGCGCCTCTGGGGGGCCGCCGGCCCGCCGCTCGCGCCCGCGCGACTGGAGGATCTGGTCACCTGGATCGTGCTCGGGGTGATCTTGGGCGGACGCCTCGGTTTCGTGCTGTTCTACCAGCCGGGCTACTACCTCGCCAACCCGGCCGAGATCCTGATGGTCTGGCAAGGGGGCATGTCCTTCCACGGCGGGATGCTGGGCGTCGCGGTCGCGCTGATCCTGTTCCACCTGCGCCACCGCGTGCCGCTGCTGCCGCTGGCCGACCTTCTCGCGCTGGCGACGCCGATCGGGCTCTTCCTCGGGCGGCTCGCCAACTTCGTGAACGCCGAGTTGTGGGGCCGTCCGACCGATCTACCCTGGGCGGTGATCTTCCCCGGCGCGGCCGCGCAGGACTGCGCCGGTGTCGCCGGGCTGTGCGCCCGTCACCCCTCGCAGCTCTACGAGGCGCTGCTGGAGGGGGTGCTTCTGGGCGCGGTGCTGCTGTGGCTGGCCTGGCGCCGCGGCGCCTTCCAGCGGCCCGGCCTTCTGACGGGCGTGTTCCTCATGGGTTACGGCACGGCGCGCGCGCTGGTCGAGCTGGTGCGCCAGCCGGACGCCCAGTTCGCCGGGCCGGGCAACCCGCTGGGCTACGCGCTGCAACTGGGGCAGGCCGGCCTGACGATGGGGCAGATCCTCTCGCTGCCGATGATCGCGGCCGGGCTCTGGCTGGCCCTGCGGGCCTTTCGGGGCGAGCGATTGCGGCCGGACCTGCCCCGCGCCTGA
- a CDS encoding DsbE family thiol:disulfide interchange protein — MSRLLLALPALLAVAVGGFLLWGLDPARDPNAVPSARIAAPVPEFALPPVAGTGMPGLSAADLRDTGEPVLVNVFASWCVPCRAEHAVLTRLVREEGVKLMGLNYQDDPADAARWLDDLGNPYERIGSDIEGRVGIDWAISGVPETFVIDGDGVVTFRYVGPIIEPDAQAEVRAALAAAGARS; from the coding sequence ATGTCCCGCCTCCTCCTCGCCCTGCCGGCGCTTCTGGCCGTGGCGGTCGGCGGCTTCCTCCTCTGGGGGCTGGACCCCGCGCGCGACCCGAACGCCGTCCCCTCGGCGCGCATCGCCGCGCCCGTGCCAGAATTCGCCCTGCCTCCCGTCGCGGGCACCGGCATGCCGGGCCTGTCGGCCGCCGACCTGCGCGACACGGGCGAGCCGGTCCTCGTCAACGTCTTCGCCTCCTGGTGCGTGCCCTGCCGGGCCGAGCATGCCGTGCTGACGCGGCTCGTGCGCGAGGAGGGGGTGAAGCTCATGGGCCTGAACTACCAGGACGATCCCGCCGACGCGGCCCGCTGGCTGGACGACCTGGGCAACCCCTACGAGCGGATCGGCTCCGACATCGAGGGCCGCGTCGGGATCGACTGGGCGATCTCGGGCGTGCCGGAGACCTTCGTGATCGACGGCGACGGCGTCGTCACCTTCCGCTACGTGGGCCCGATCATCGAGCCCGACGCGCAGGCGGAGGTCCGCGCGGCCCTGGCGGCGGCAGGGGCCCGGTCATGA
- a CDS encoding heparan-alpha-glucosaminide N-acetyltransferase, with amino-acid sequence MDVSLSQPCTPSRHARYPTVDVLRGWAILGVVLFHLAWDLAFLGLIPSQWAVEPAWIAFGRTVAATFMALVGVSLALAARGGLDPAAFGARLVKIAAAALAITVATRLAMPGAWVYFGILHAIVVASLIGAAFLRAPSVVTFLLGGATIAFGLAWTDPAFDARTVAWIGFAAGPAPSVDFAPVFPWVGFTLIGLAATRAALHRGWLDRLPRPEGRLARGLSRIGRRTLAIYLLHQPVLLAILYPVAWVAG; translated from the coding sequence ATGGACGTCTCGCTCTCGCAGCCCTGCACCCCAAGCCGTCACGCACGCTACCCTACCGTGGATGTGCTGCGGGGCTGGGCCATCCTCGGGGTCGTGCTGTTCCACCTCGCCTGGGACCTCGCGTTCCTCGGCCTGATCCCCTCGCAATGGGCGGTGGAGCCCGCATGGATCGCCTTTGGCCGGACGGTCGCTGCGACGTTCATGGCGCTAGTGGGCGTCAGTCTCGCGCTGGCGGCGCGCGGCGGCCTGGACCCCGCCGCGTTCGGCGCGCGGCTGGTGAAGATCGCCGCCGCCGCCCTGGCGATCACGGTGGCGACGCGCCTCGCGATGCCGGGCGCCTGGGTCTATTTCGGCATCCTCCACGCCATCGTGGTAGCGAGCCTGATCGGGGCGGCGTTCCTGCGCGCGCCCTCCGTCGTCACGTTCCTGCTGGGCGGCGCGACCATCGCCTTCGGCCTGGCCTGGACGGACCCCGCCTTCGACGCCCGGACCGTCGCCTGGATCGGTTTCGCCGCCGGCCCCGCGCCCTCCGTCGACTTTGCGCCCGTCTTCCCGTGGGTCGGGTTCACCCTGATCGGCCTCGCCGCCACGCGCGCGGCGCTGCACCGGGGGTGGCTGGATCGGCTGCCGAGACCCGAGGGGCGCCTTGCACGTGGGCTGTCGCGGATCGGACGCCGGACGCTCGCCATCTACCTGCTGCACCAGCCGGTCCTCCTGGCGATCCTCTATCCGGTCGCTTGGGTGGCGGGATGA